The Flavobacterium faecale genome has a segment encoding these proteins:
- a CDS encoding Fic family protein, whose product MHYNWQLPNWPNFTFDDSVLDSLCIAFALETGELKGLVDSLSTDIQQETILQFMISEAIKTSEIEGEFFSRQDVMSSIKKNLGHRDVFENIRDKNAQGVGKLMVTVRQSYSEKLTESTIKQWHAILMEYSKHVNPGDYRKGEAPMQIVSGRFGKEIIHYEAPPSYRIPEEMSVFIEWYNEFKLTATDIKKALIKTAISHLYFESIHPFEDGNGRIGRAIADKCLSESLNRPVLMSLSSTIEQNKKQYYQSLKEAQQTLIITDWILYFSNLILESQQNAKQTVLFTLSKTKFMDTFKNQMNERQTKAILKMFENGISGFKGGMTALKYISITKTSRATATRDLQDLTENGILIPKGEGRNRSYDLIL is encoded by the coding sequence ATGCACTACAATTGGCAACTACCAAACTGGCCTAATTTTACATTTGACGATTCGGTTTTAGATTCGTTATGCATTGCTTTTGCTTTAGAAACAGGAGAACTAAAAGGACTTGTTGATTCATTATCTACTGATATTCAACAAGAAACCATTTTACAATTTATGATTTCAGAAGCTATTAAAACATCTGAAATCGAAGGAGAGTTTTTCAGCCGCCAAGATGTAATGTCTTCTATAAAGAAAAATCTAGGTCATAGAGATGTTTTTGAGAACATTCGAGACAAAAATGCTCAAGGAGTTGGAAAATTAATGGTAACCGTTCGTCAATCGTATTCTGAAAAGTTGACTGAATCTACCATAAAGCAATGGCATGCTATTCTGATGGAATATTCCAAACATGTTAATCCAGGTGATTATCGAAAAGGAGAAGCCCCAATGCAAATCGTTTCAGGTCGTTTTGGAAAAGAAATTATTCATTATGAAGCACCTCCATCCTACCGAATTCCTGAAGAGATGAGCGTTTTTATCGAATGGTACAATGAGTTTAAATTAACAGCGACGGATATTAAAAAAGCATTAATCAAAACTGCTATTTCACATTTGTATTTTGAAAGCATTCATCCGTTTGAAGATGGAAATGGTAGAATAGGAAGAGCGATTGCCGATAAATGTCTTTCGGAATCACTCAATAGGCCTGTTTTAATGAGTCTTTCGAGTACTATTGAGCAAAATAAAAAGCAATATTATCAGTCTCTAAAAGAAGCACAACAAACTCTTATCATTACAGATTGGATTTTATATTTTTCAAATTTAATTTTGGAATCACAACAAAATGCCAAACAGACGGTTTTATTCACTCTAAGTAAAACCAAGTTTATGGATACTTTTAAAAACCAAATGAACGAAAGACAAACGAAAGCAATATTAAAAATGTTCGAAAATGGAATTTCTGGTTTTAAAGGTGGCATGACGGCTTTAAAATACATTTCGATCACCAAAACCTCCAGAGCTACTGCAACCAGAGATTTACAAGATTTAACCGAAAACGGAATTTTGATTCCAAAAGGAGAAGGTCGAAACAGGAGTTATGATTTAATTTTGTAA
- a CDS encoding 1-deoxy-D-xylulose-5-phosphate synthase: protein MKSNLLEHIHNPTDLRLLTESQLPQLAQELRDFIIGVVAVKEGHLGASLGVVELTVALHYVFNTPEDLLIWDVGHQAYGHKILTERRELFDTNRQLGGISGFPKRSESIYDAFGVGHSSTSISAALGMAIASNLKGEFDKQHIAVIGDASIASGMAFEGLNHAGVTDANLLVILNDNAIGIDPSVGALKNYLTAVKTGKNHRQNNMIKSLNFDYSGPIDGNDIFAVVNELKRLQKIKGPKFLHIITTKGKGLKQAEEDQVKYHAPGKFDALSGEILLKSEANLPPKYQDVFGLTILDLARINKKIIGITPAMPSGSSLKFMMEALPERAFDVGIAEQHAVTLAAGMATQGMIVYCNIYSTFLQRAYDQVIHDVAIQNLPVIFCLDRAGLVGEDGATHHGLFDVAYLRCIPNMVIYAPLNEIDLQNILYTVQLGIDFPIAIRYPRGRGVTPTWQKEFFGNYSKIEIGQSKCLKKGNKIAVLSNGTIGKNVIAALQALEQPDALAHYDFSFVKPLDEKALHEIFVTFEKIITIEDGTVIGGFGAAVLDFGSKHQYNVAIEKLGVPDQFIEQGTVDELQQICKIDVSSLKSLFLGLIK, encoded by the coding sequence ATGAAAAGCAATTTACTAGAACATATCCACAACCCAACCGATTTGCGTCTTTTGACCGAATCACAATTGCCACAATTGGCGCAAGAACTCCGTGATTTTATTATTGGTGTCGTTGCTGTAAAAGAGGGACATTTGGGAGCCAGTTTGGGCGTGGTGGAGTTGACTGTTGCTTTGCACTACGTTTTTAATACCCCCGAAGATTTATTGATTTGGGATGTAGGGCACCAAGCCTACGGCCACAAAATCTTGACCGAAAGAAGAGAATTATTCGATACTAATAGACAATTAGGAGGTATATCGGGTTTTCCAAAAAGAAGCGAAAGTATTTATGATGCCTTTGGTGTGGGACATTCTTCTACATCTATTTCGGCAGCTTTGGGAATGGCAATTGCCTCCAACCTCAAAGGCGAATTCGACAAACAACACATTGCAGTAATCGGAGATGCGTCTATCGCATCCGGAATGGCGTTTGAAGGTCTGAATCATGCAGGAGTTACCGATGCCAATTTATTAGTAATTCTAAACGACAACGCCATCGGAATTGACCCTAGCGTAGGAGCGTTAAAAAATTATTTGACTGCCGTAAAAACCGGAAAAAATCACCGTCAGAATAACATGATCAAATCGTTGAATTTTGATTATTCGGGCCCCATTGATGGGAATGATATTTTTGCTGTGGTAAACGAACTTAAGCGTTTGCAAAAAATTAAAGGACCAAAATTTCTACATATAATTACAACCAAAGGCAAAGGGCTTAAACAAGCTGAAGAGGACCAAGTGAAATATCATGCTCCAGGAAAGTTTGATGCTTTGTCAGGTGAAATTCTACTAAAATCTGAGGCAAATTTACCACCAAAATACCAAGATGTATTTGGGCTCACAATTTTGGATTTAGCCAGGATAAATAAAAAAATTATCGGTATTACTCCCGCAATGCCCTCAGGAAGTTCCTTGAAATTTATGATGGAGGCTTTGCCAGAGCGTGCCTTTGATGTTGGTATTGCCGAGCAACATGCGGTTACATTGGCTGCAGGTATGGCGACCCAAGGCATGATCGTATATTGTAATATCTACTCGACTTTTTTACAACGAGCTTATGATCAGGTGATACACGATGTAGCCATTCAAAATTTACCTGTCATCTTTTGTTTGGATAGGGCAGGGTTGGTAGGCGAGGATGGCGCTACACATCACGGTCTGTTTGACGTTGCGTACTTACGCTGCATTCCGAATATGGTGATTTATGCACCTTTGAACGAAATTGATTTACAGAATATATTGTACACGGTACAATTGGGAATTGATTTTCCTATTGCTATACGTTACCCACGTGGACGCGGCGTGACACCTACATGGCAGAAAGAATTTTTTGGTAACTATTCCAAAATTGAAATAGGTCAGTCGAAATGCTTGAAAAAAGGAAATAAGATTGCAGTATTGTCTAATGGAACAATCGGGAAGAATGTTATAGCTGCTTTGCAGGCGCTAGAACAGCCGGATGCATTGGCGCATTATGATTTTTCATTCGTTAAACCTTTAGACGAAAAAGCATTACATGAGATTTTTGTAACTTTCGAAAAAATTATAACAATTGAGGATGGCACAGTAATTGGTGGCTTTGGCGCAGCAGTTTTGGACTTTGGATCAAAACATCAATACAATGTTGCAATTGAAAAATTGGGAGTTCCAGATCAATTTATTGAACAAGGTACTGTAGATGAATTGCAACAAATATGTAAAATAGACGTTAGTAGTTTGAAATCCCTTTTTTTAGGTTTAATAAAATAA
- a CDS encoding DUF3078 domain-containing protein, with the protein MKQFSILLLCLVISTSIFSQKIITTLVPPAGLNDSISHWEKKNKITFSISEILFVNWNAGGVSSISGLMRTQFNRNYSNENTRWANELIMRYGLNKQDGIELRKTEDAFQFSSTFGYRENEKSHWYHSAKFNFNTQFTDGFKYPNTDISVSGPFAPAYSFLGVGAEYASDKKDRLFYFSPFTSKVTFVGNQRLADGGSFGVPKAIYDDEGVLVQHGKKFKSELGTLITAYYKKQIAKNINLENRLSLYSDYINKYGNVDIDYDLVLDLVVNQYVRTNIGIHVVYDDDIKSKDEINGEQVTVGPKTQLKQVLGVGMTYTF; encoded by the coding sequence ATGAAACAGTTTTCAATCCTTTTATTGTGTTTAGTTATAAGTACAAGCATATTTTCTCAAAAAATAATCACCACTTTGGTACCTCCTGCAGGACTCAATGACAGTATTTCACATTGGGAAAAGAAAAATAAAATTACATTTTCGATTTCTGAGATTTTATTTGTGAATTGGAATGCAGGTGGGGTAAGCTCCATTTCTGGATTAATGCGTACACAGTTTAATCGAAATTATAGTAACGAAAATACGCGTTGGGCAAACGAGTTGATTATGCGATATGGTTTGAACAAACAAGACGGAATTGAGCTTCGAAAAACAGAAGACGCTTTTCAATTTAGCTCGACCTTTGGATATCGCGAAAACGAAAAATCACATTGGTATCACAGTGCCAAGTTTAATTTTAACACACAGTTTACTGACGGATTTAAATATCCAAATACTGATATATCTGTTTCTGGACCTTTTGCTCCTGCTTATTCCTTTTTGGGGGTAGGTGCAGAATATGCATCAGATAAAAAAGACCGTTTGTTTTATTTCTCTCCATTTACCTCAAAAGTAACATTTGTTGGAAATCAACGTTTGGCAGATGGCGGATCCTTTGGTGTGCCAAAAGCAATTTATGATGATGAAGGTGTTTTGGTACAGCACGGAAAGAAATTTAAGTCAGAGTTAGGTACCTTAATTACAGCTTACTACAAAAAGCAAATTGCCAAAAATATCAATCTAGAAAATCGCTTGAGTTTATATTCTGACTACATCAATAAATACGGAAATGTAGATATCGATTATGATTTGGTATTAGATTTAGTAGTCAATCAATATGTACGAACCAATATAGGTATCCATGTGGTGTATGATGATGATATAAAATCTAAGGACGAAATTAATGGTGAACAAGTCACTGTTGGGCCAAAAACGCAATTGAAACAAGTTTTGGGTGTGGGTATGACCTATACTTTTTAG
- a CDS encoding deoxyguanosinetriphosphate triphosphohydrolase — protein sequence MNWEQLLSLKRQGDKGKRLRIEQDDTRLGFEVDYDRIIFSAAFRSLQDKTQVIPLSKTDFVHTRLTHSLEVSVVGRSLGRLVGKKVIEKHPHLKEVHGFHMNDFGAIVAAASLAHDIGNPPFGHSGEKAIGEYFSIGNGQKYKENLTAKQWQDLVDFEGNANGFTVLTGSRPGIEGGLRISFATLGAFTKYPKESLPKKPTKNIADKKYGFFQTDKDFFQEVASDLGMIPNKSGDDIGFERHPLAYLVEAADDICYTIIDFEDGINLGLVSEDFALEYLIKLVKDSIDSSKYKTLETKEDRISYLRALAIGSLINDAVNVFIANEDAILAGEFPYSIMEKSKYKAQMQDIINLSVDKIYQSREVIEKEIVGYQIIQTLLDKFITAFDNNHNGTASNYDALIMKLLPEKHHLNKENLYERLLHICHYISLLTDGNALELFNTINGKKGI from the coding sequence ATGAACTGGGAACAATTACTATCATTAAAACGTCAAGGCGACAAAGGGAAACGATTACGAATTGAACAAGACGACACCCGATTGGGCTTTGAGGTTGATTATGACCGTATTATCTTTTCGGCCGCCTTTAGAAGTTTACAAGATAAAACACAAGTTATTCCGCTCTCAAAAACCGATTTTGTGCACACGCGCTTAACGCATAGTTTGGAAGTATCTGTAGTTGGTCGCTCTTTGGGACGATTGGTTGGAAAAAAAGTAATTGAAAAACACCCACACCTCAAAGAAGTTCACGGTTTTCACATGAACGATTTTGGTGCAATTGTAGCCGCTGCATCCTTGGCACATGATATAGGAAACCCACCCTTTGGACACTCAGGAGAAAAAGCAATTGGAGAATATTTCTCTATAGGAAACGGGCAGAAATACAAAGAAAACCTAACGGCCAAACAATGGCAAGATTTAGTTGACTTTGAAGGAAATGCAAACGGTTTCACAGTCCTCACGGGTAGCCGTCCAGGTATCGAAGGCGGTCTACGCATCTCGTTTGCGACCCTTGGAGCGTTTACCAAATACCCAAAAGAAAGCTTACCTAAAAAGCCAACAAAAAATATAGCCGACAAAAAATATGGCTTTTTTCAAACCGACAAAGATTTTTTTCAAGAAGTAGCATCCGATCTTGGTATGATTCCCAACAAATCGGGTGATGACATTGGTTTTGAGAGGCATCCTCTAGCTTATTTGGTTGAGGCCGCCGATGATATTTGTTATACGATTATCGACTTTGAAGACGGAATCAATCTCGGACTAGTATCTGAAGATTTTGCGCTAGAATACCTTATCAAATTGGTAAAAGACAGCATCGACAGTTCAAAATATAAAACGCTAGAGACCAAAGAAGATCGCATAAGTTATTTACGTGCATTAGCCATTGGTAGCTTGATTAACGATGCGGTCAATGTATTTATTGCCAATGAAGACGCTATCCTGGCAGGTGAATTCCCCTATTCGATTATGGAAAAAAGCAAGTACAAAGCGCAAATGCAAGATATTATCAATTTGAGTGTTGATAAAATTTATCAAAGTAGAGAAGTAATCGAAAAAGAAATTGTTGGCTACCAAATCATCCAAACGCTTTTGGACAAATTCATAACCGCTTTTGACAATAACCACAACGGTACCGCCTCCAATTATGATGCGCTGATCATGAAATTATTACCTGAAAAACACCATTTGAATAAGGAAAACTTATATGAGCGATTGCTACACATTTGCCACTACATTTCGTTACTAACAGATGGAAACGCACTTGAATTGTTCAACACAATCAACGGTAAAAAAGGAATTTAG
- a CDS encoding AraC family transcriptional regulator — MLYTGQLNEFVRLAEIDASNCDLLKEKVSESLSVIWCQEDMKVNVDGSDYIFPENTVLFLTEYHKVTIVSVTKARLVRFNRAFYCISDHDNEVGCKGILFFGASQFPKITIPDNEVEKFEVLWRMFSIEMESKDNLQNDMLQMMLKRLLILSTRIYKEQTELTSFDKNQLDIVREYNYLVESHFKTKHQVADYAEMLNKSPKTLSNLFKKYNEKSPLQIIQARLVLEARRLLHYSDLSIKEIAYEVGYEDIQAFSKFFKKNEGVSPSDFKKSIAS; from the coding sequence ATGCTATACACCGGCCAGCTTAATGAATTTGTACGATTAGCCGAAATTGACGCCTCTAATTGCGATTTGCTCAAAGAAAAAGTGAGCGAAAGTTTGAGCGTTATTTGGTGCCAAGAGGATATGAAAGTCAATGTTGATGGTAGCGATTATATTTTTCCCGAAAACACGGTTTTATTTCTAACCGAGTACCACAAAGTCACAATTGTATCGGTTACTAAAGCTCGTTTGGTTCGATTTAATCGGGCTTTTTATTGCATTTCTGATCATGATAACGAGGTGGGTTGCAAAGGGATTCTGTTTTTTGGAGCTTCACAATTTCCAAAAATTACGATTCCAGATAACGAAGTTGAAAAATTTGAAGTGCTGTGGAGAATGTTTTCTATCGAAATGGAATCCAAAGATAATCTCCAAAACGATATGCTTCAAATGATGCTCAAACGTTTACTAATTCTCAGTACCCGAATCTATAAAGAGCAAACAGAACTTACTTCTTTCGATAAAAATCAATTGGATATTGTGCGAGAATACAATTATTTGGTCGAAAGCCATTTTAAAACCAAACACCAAGTTGCCGATTATGCAGAGATGTTGAATAAAAGTCCCAAGACACTTTCGAACCTCTTCAAAAAGTACAATGAAAAATCACCTTTACAAATTATTCAAGCTCGATTAGTTCTTGAAGCACGTAGGTTGTTGCATTATTCGGACTTGAGCATCAAAGAAATTGCTTATGAAGTGGGTTATGAAGATATTCAAGCCTTTAGTAAGTTTTTCAAAAAGAACGAGGGCGTTTCGCCTTCAGATTTCAAAAAATCTATTGCTAGTTAA
- a CDS encoding glycoside hydrolase family 13 protein, producing MMNPKIQAPLIRIEPPFWYAGMQEKELQILFYGDAIGQYFIETSEKGIITKVTKTDNPRFLFVTINVKWDYAKEIIFIFKRNTKTVFTQKYCIKQRRENAADRKGFDSSDVVYLIMPDRFCNGNGPNDNDKTTNEKYNRDLPGGRHGGDLNGIIKELDYIKAIGATAIWNTPVCLDDEHEFSYHTYAQSDVYRVDPRYGTNDDYVRLSAELHKRGMKLIHDYVTNHWGLEHWLVKDLPTRDWINVFETYTETNHKRTTVIDVNASKIDRQQCLEGWFVPTMPDLNIANPLVLKYLTQNAIWWIEYADLDGLRIDTFNYAEPLQMVKWTNAIMKEYPNFNMVGEITQRNHGILAYWQKDSKTGEIHNFNSNLPSLMDFSLCDALQMVFNEDDGSWDRGMTRIYDSLTFDFLYPNPHNLMIFAENHDSKRLNYCYNNDLKKYKLAMVVLATVRGIPQLYYGSEIGMAGDQYIGDADIRQDFPGGWDGDEINAFDPNLRTEEQKSYFEFTRKLFQWRKTRPEIHFGKTTHYIPEDNIYVYFRYNEDDSVMVIINNNREERTIATKRFNENLEKYTTGTSVFTNRSTDLKNDLTIKGKSFLILELHQAQ from the coding sequence ATGATGAATCCAAAGATACAAGCTCCCTTAATTCGAATTGAACCTCCTTTTTGGTATGCAGGAATGCAGGAAAAAGAATTGCAGATTTTGTTCTATGGGGATGCCATTGGTCAGTATTTTATAGAAACATCTGAAAAAGGAATTATTACTAAAGTTACTAAAACAGACAATCCTAGATTTTTGTTTGTAACTATAAATGTAAAATGGGATTATGCCAAGGAGATTATCTTTATTTTTAAACGCAATACCAAAACTGTATTTACTCAAAAATACTGTATCAAACAACGAAGAGAAAACGCAGCAGACCGCAAAGGTTTTGATTCCTCAGATGTTGTTTATCTCATTATGCCCGATCGTTTTTGTAACGGCAATGGGCCAAATGATAATGACAAAACTACTAATGAAAAGTACAATAGAGATTTGCCTGGCGGTAGGCATGGCGGTGATTTAAATGGTATAATTAAAGAGCTTGATTATATAAAAGCCATTGGTGCTACTGCGATTTGGAATACTCCTGTATGCTTGGATGATGAACATGAATTTTCGTATCATACCTACGCACAGTCAGATGTGTATAGGGTTGATCCCCGTTATGGAACCAATGATGATTATGTGCGTTTGTCTGCAGAATTGCACAAGCGAGGCATGAAGTTAATACACGATTATGTGACCAATCATTGGGGTTTGGAGCATTGGTTGGTAAAAGATCTGCCCACTAGAGATTGGATTAATGTTTTTGAAACCTATACTGAAACCAATCACAAACGCACCACAGTTATTGACGTTAATGCCTCAAAAATTGATCGTCAGCAGTGTCTTGAAGGTTGGTTTGTACCTACTATGCCCGACCTGAATATTGCCAATCCTTTGGTGCTGAAGTATCTGACTCAAAATGCAATTTGGTGGATTGAGTATGCTGATTTGGATGGACTTCGAATTGATACCTTTAATTATGCCGAACCTTTGCAGATGGTCAAATGGACCAATGCGATCATGAAAGAGTATCCGAATTTTAATATGGTGGGCGAAATTACACAGCGCAATCATGGTATTTTGGCGTATTGGCAGAAGGATAGTAAAACAGGCGAAATCCATAACTTTAATTCCAATTTGCCTTCATTAATGGATTTTTCACTTTGTGATGCCTTGCAAATGGTTTTTAATGAAGATGACGGAAGTTGGGATAGAGGAATGACACGAATATATGATTCGCTAACATTTGACTTTTTATATCCAAACCCACATAATTTGATGATTTTTGCTGAAAATCATGATTCAAAACGACTGAATTATTGCTACAACAATGACTTAAAAAAATACAAACTTGCAATGGTTGTACTTGCAACTGTGCGCGGAATTCCGCAATTGTATTACGGCTCAGAAATTGGAATGGCGGGTGACCAATATATTGGTGATGCAGATATTCGACAGGATTTTCCTGGGGGATGGGATGGCGACGAAATAAATGCTTTTGATCCGAATCTAAGAACAGAAGAGCAAAAGTCGTATTTTGAATTTACTCGAAAACTTTTTCAATGGCGCAAGACCCGACCTGAAATCCATTTTGGTAAAACAACACATTATATTCCAGAGGATAATATCTACGTTTATTTTCGATACAATGAAGATGATTCTGTAATGGTGATCATCAATAATAATCGTGAAGAACGAACGATTGCTACAAAGCGATTTAATGAAAATCTAGAAAAATACACCACAGGTACTTCTGTATTTACCAACCGATCGACTGACCTAAAAAATGATTTAACGATAAAAGGCAAATCATTTTTGATTTTAGAATTGCATCAAGCGCAATAA
- a CDS encoding glycerophosphodiester phosphodiesterase has protein sequence MLKIGHRGARGYEPENTLISFQKALDMGVDGIELDVHLSADGLVVVIHDETVDRTTDGSGLVNEKTYEQLSHFRIEKNQNIPTLKEVLDLVDRKCFVNIELKGNGTAAPVVAMIQEYVQVQKWSYDDFIVSSFEWKMLSETVALDSNIPIAVLTETTIAAALDFAKKIKARAINPDFILLEIGTTEQLQREGFKVYPWTVNEIEDIKTIQNYGVDGIISDFPDRIQ, from the coding sequence ATGTTAAAAATTGGTCATCGCGGCGCACGTGGATACGAACCCGAAAACACACTAATCAGTTTTCAAAAAGCACTCGATATGGGTGTGGACGGGATAGAGCTTGATGTGCATTTGTCTGCTGACGGATTGGTTGTTGTAATTCATGATGAGACGGTAGATCGCACGACAGATGGATCGGGTTTGGTAAACGAAAAGACCTATGAACAATTGAGTCACTTTCGAATAGAAAAAAATCAAAATATTCCAACACTAAAAGAAGTTTTGGATTTGGTGGATCGAAAGTGTTTTGTTAATATCGAATTGAAAGGAAATGGTACCGCAGCACCCGTTGTAGCAATGATTCAGGAGTATGTACAAGTTCAGAAATGGAGCTATGATGACTTTATTGTGTCAAGTTTTGAGTGGAAAATGCTATCGGAAACAGTTGCTTTAGATTCGAATATTCCTATTGCCGTTTTGACAGAAACTACTATAGCAGCTGCCTTGGATTTTGCTAAAAAAATAAAAGCAAGAGCGATTAATCCTGATTTTATATTGCTGGAGATAGGGACTACAGAACAACTGCAACGAGAAGGTTTTAAGGTATATCCTTGGACAGTGAATGAGATTGAAGACATAAAAACAATACAAAATTACGGTGTGGACGGAATTATTTCTGATTTTCCAGATCGAATACAATAA
- a CDS encoding NAD(P)/FAD-dependent oxidoreductase, whose translation MNQNFDIIIVGGGAAGFFTAINIAEKNKKLKIAILERGKEVLSKVRISGGGRCNVTHACFEPNELVKFYPRGEKELRGPFHQFCSGDTIEWFEKHGVALKIEEDGRMFPVSNSSQTIIDCFLQATQKLGISVLTGQSVQSIYNKEGLWQIESQNEKYLTEKLILATGSNPKVWEMLQNFGHAIVEPVPSLFTFNIKDSRIKELPGVSALATVTVKDTKLVSTGPLLITHWGMSGPAILKLSAWGARILHDKNYQFTVYVNWLNDLDTEDVEKVLKTLKQEHAKKMVSKKSPFEITNRLWESLVLASGIQSETKWADLSKLQMQELGQQLIKGTFQVNGKSTFKEEFVTAGGINLKEINFKTMESKLHANLYFAGEIVNIDAITGGFNFQNAWTSGFILADNLV comes from the coding sequence ATGAACCAAAATTTTGATATCATAATAGTAGGTGGTGGAGCGGCCGGTTTTTTTACAGCAATTAATATAGCCGAGAAAAACAAAAAGCTGAAAATTGCCATTTTAGAACGCGGAAAAGAAGTCTTGTCCAAGGTTCGTATATCCGGTGGTGGACGTTGCAACGTGACGCATGCTTGCTTTGAACCCAATGAATTGGTGAAGTTTTATCCTCGTGGCGAAAAAGAATTACGAGGTCCTTTTCATCAATTTTGTTCAGGAGATACTATCGAATGGTTTGAAAAACATGGTGTAGCACTCAAAATTGAAGAAGATGGGCGTATGTTTCCAGTATCCAATTCGTCTCAAACAATTATTGATTGCTTCTTACAAGCAACTCAAAAATTAGGTATTTCGGTACTCACAGGGCAAAGCGTACAATCAATTTATAATAAAGAAGGATTGTGGCAGATCGAAAGCCAAAACGAAAAATACTTGACCGAAAAACTCATTTTGGCTACCGGTAGCAATCCTAAAGTTTGGGAAATGCTGCAAAATTTTGGTCATGCCATTGTAGAGCCCGTACCTTCATTATTTACATTTAATATCAAAGACTCTCGGATTAAAGAGTTGCCGGGCGTTTCGGCGCTTGCCACGGTGACAGTAAAAGATACTAAATTGGTTTCTACAGGGCCGCTGTTAATCACACATTGGGGTATGAGCGGACCTGCGATTTTGAAACTTTCGGCTTGGGGTGCGCGCATATTACATGATAAGAATTATCAGTTTACGGTTTATGTCAATTGGCTCAACGACTTGGATACTGAAGATGTCGAAAAAGTATTAAAAACGCTTAAACAAGAACACGCTAAAAAAATGGTGTCCAAAAAATCACCTTTTGAAATCACTAATCGATTGTGGGAAAGCTTAGTACTTGCTTCGGGAATACAGTCTGAAACTAAATGGGCTGATTTGTCTAAACTACAAATGCAAGAATTGGGACAACAACTCATCAAAGGAACATTTCAAGTCAATGGAAAAAGTACGTTTAAAGAAGAATTTGTAACTGCGGGCGGAATAAACCTTAAAGAAATCAACTTCAAAACTATGGAAAGTAAATTACATGCTAACCTGTACTTTGCGGGCGAAATTGTAAATATTGACGCCATCACAGGTGGTTTTAATTTCCAAAATGCATGGACCAGTGGTTTTATTTTGGCAGATAATTTGGTGTAA
- a CDS encoding TspO/MBR family protein: MNKITKILTVVVTCLAIGYFSGTVTRSAITTWYPTLIKPVFNPPNWIFAPVWSMLYIMMGVAAGLVWDRMEYEQTIVKKALISFAIQLGLNALWSYLFFGLQNPLLAALEIIILWLFIYETYIQFIKINKIAGYLFLPYLAWVSFAMVLNGSIWWLNR, from the coding sequence ATGAACAAAATCACCAAAATACTTACTGTTGTAGTCACTTGTTTGGCTATTGGCTATTTCTCAGGCACGGTAACTCGCTCTGCTATTACGACTTGGTACCCTACTTTGATAAAACCAGTTTTCAATCCACCCAATTGGATTTTTGCACCGGTTTGGAGCATGCTTTACATCATGATGGGGGTTGCAGCGGGATTGGTATGGGACCGTATGGAATATGAACAAACAATAGTCAAGAAAGCACTGATATCCTTTGCGATACAACTAGGGCTAAATGCGCTTTGGTCGTATTTATTTTTCGGACTTCAAAATCCATTATTAGCAGCACTCGAAATCATCATATTGTGGTTGTTTATCTATGAGACCTACATCCAATTTATAAAAATTAATAAAATTGCAGGTTATTTATTCCTTCCGTATTTGGCTTGGGTAAGTTTTGCCATGGTTTTAAATGGTAGTATTTGGTGGTTGAACAGGTAG